From one Streptococcus oralis genomic stretch:
- a CDS encoding FtsW/RodA/SpoVE family cell cycle protein gives MKRSFDSRVDYSLLLPVFCLLVIGVVAIYIAVSHDYPNNVLLILGQQIAWISLGLVIGFVVMFFNTEFLWKVTPYLYGLGLALMILPLVFYNPNLVASTGAKNWVSIGGTTLFQPSEFMKISYILMLARAIVRFTQKHKEWRRTIPLDFLLIGWMIAFTIPVLILLALQSDLGTALVFVAIFSGMVLLSGVSWKIIIPVFATGVTAVVGFMAIFISKDGRAFLHQIGMPTYQINRILAWLNPFDFAQTTTYQQAQGQIAIGSGGLFGQGFNVSNLLIPVRESDMIFTVIAEDFGFIGSVFVVALYLLLIYRMLKITLRSNNQFYTYISTGFIMMLLFHIFENIGAVTGLLPLTGIPLPFISQGGSAIISNLIGVGLLLSMSYQTNLAEEKSGKVPFKRKKVVLKQIK, from the coding sequence ATGAAACGTTCCTTCGACTCTCGAGTCGATTATAGCCTCCTCCTACCAGTGTTTTGTTTACTGGTGATTGGAGTAGTGGCCATTTATATAGCAGTTAGTCATGACTATCCAAATAATGTATTACTAATTCTAGGTCAGCAAATCGCTTGGATTTCCTTGGGCCTTGTCATTGGTTTTGTGGTCATGTTCTTTAATACCGAGTTTTTATGGAAGGTGACTCCCTATCTTTATGGTCTAGGGCTAGCTTTGATGATCCTACCTCTTGTTTTCTACAATCCAAATCTTGTAGCGTCAACAGGTGCCAAGAACTGGGTATCGATTGGTGGAACGACACTTTTCCAGCCATCGGAATTCATGAAGATTTCCTATATCTTGATGTTGGCTCGAGCCATTGTAAGATTCACTCAAAAACACAAGGAATGGAGACGGACTATTCCCTTGGATTTCCTACTGATTGGTTGGATGATCGCCTTTACCATACCAGTCTTGATACTCTTAGCCCTACAAAGTGACTTGGGGACTGCCTTGGTCTTTGTAGCTATTTTTTCCGGTATGGTTCTCCTTTCAGGTGTTTCGTGGAAGATCATCATTCCGGTTTTTGCGACAGGAGTGACTGCAGTTGTAGGTTTTATGGCCATCTTTATAAGCAAGGATGGACGTGCCTTCTTGCATCAGATTGGGATGCCAACTTACCAGATCAACCGCATCTTGGCTTGGCTCAATCCCTTTGACTTTGCACAAACAACAACATATCAACAGGCGCAGGGACAAATTGCGATTGGAAGTGGTGGCTTGTTTGGACAAGGTTTCAATGTGTCCAATCTCCTCATTCCAGTACGCGAGAGCGATATGATTTTCACCGTAATTGCTGAAGACTTTGGCTTTATTGGTTCAGTCTTTGTGGTTGCTTTATACTTGCTTCTCATCTACCGTATGTTGAAGATTACGCTCAGGTCAAATAACCAGTTCTACACCTACATTTCGACTGGTTTTATCATGATGTTGCTCTTCCATATCTTTGAAAATATCGGTGCCGTGACAGGCTTACTTCCTTTGACAGGGATTCCTCTGCCATTTATTTCTCAAGGGGGATCCGCAATTATTAGTAACCTCATCGGTGTCGGTCTCCTCTTGTCTATGAGTTACCAGACCAATCTAGCAGAAGAGAAAAGTGGAAAAGTTCCATTCAAACGAAAGAAAGTCGTCCTAAAACAAATCAAATAA